A stretch of Bombus vancouverensis nearcticus chromosome 13, iyBomVanc1_principal, whole genome shotgun sequence DNA encodes these proteins:
- the LOC117160001 gene encoding uncharacterized protein LOC117160001 isoform X2, whose protein sequence is MSQESVTNDKQLPTPKDKGDEAIISMSVAGEVTDTSIMEVGRSRPQFQYSREELMLIKSLPLSKRRPDFLDTSYNNSRGVWDPERWHSDRKRSDTPPKDERTGRGDQVTENHNKRRNGDPRERIRKEQDGIVLSPQRRSFNSGCFVNVNQPSNRRPESPIGKTEVSHREPVRRIGSGRILTRDIWDFRPENEKLEPAFRSGASGSTSMRDRDNRDTRDGKDRENARERDRDRDNLRERDERNERFERRSFGRDYGDRDRERDRDRAAERNDRNHQSERDKDRGRERRFSNDRRRTYSENRCDADEPEWFSSGPTSQHDTIELRGFEDIPEEKAVNNSNSNTKNKKQTPVQKKRGKKSSLEKDGKQTENSAGPKGRSTPTAMDQPINVVPAPHSPISEQNESTSLAQKPNHDSNESAVTEQSCETTDNSSTANQNQENSHPDFNLDEFLKSDTFPGVPGLLTNGVGSNGGSCSRFSQWFKRESPVQQVDSRRTSIQDDILNNLLNDITEPNIQIPSVTESNTYFAPISPANTTATNNTTSTTGVKLLEMLQRGNKPSQNGQGDAASTVIPMMKSSSIKDMVGGKVVHSLEELEARMRGGAPPPTSSTDQPRVNKTEEDLSAFKKLLAQVTGGQAIPAANGPISQKQPVTLIQLLNSQLKTQAIAPQQSVPEPMHATTFNHAGSVGPTQHPHQAQMQHENLMKVLQIQQQQKQQQQQQQHSDMLSMMMGGQRMLGMSPVPPEMQMMLSNAPTSQELLQRPEAQAIIQGLQQGEITRQHLIQQLQNPAMQHRHREVLVNILKMYGGTTPRTISPHPSAPTPQDHILQQMLYQQQQQRIPSPMNNAYCPPSIISPNLTASPSTLTVQHPVMQHRVPSPREIVMHAQSIMQSALIKKKLEEQRENFRKRQDQQQQQQQAQQRASSPVNSPAKQTMSPTPLAFTPTSVLRKMTADKEPEGNSSDPSKLTAQSQTSQMQQMQSAVQLLTQGVLCRHNTLRPQSVQSTWSNPTIKQHPGRPIVKGGSGGSNGSNQFQYSANSDFQQQQQQQQQQHRTVSSVYGNPARSKHTMTSSIPHHNVPQYNVAQNSMINQRSNSMNNQMKVQQAPSHLANMQHQPPQQQQRILNSQMQMVLNQNYNSNRADGRVMRSQQLNMPVGRQASPGLGYVGSNGGDLSPTSNQLARWFSPELLAQARAGKLPELVQTNVLSLEELERLQHASTTVHN, encoded by the exons GAGGAATTGATGCTGATAAAGAGTTTGCCATTATCTAAGAGGAGGCCTGACTTCTTAGATACTTCATATAATAA TTCGCGTGGTGTATGGGATCCTGAACGTTGGCATTCGGATAGGAAGCGAAGTGATACACCACCGAAAGACGAAAGAACTGGACGTGGTGATCAAGTTACTGAAAATCATAATAAACGTCGCAACGGAGATCCAAGAGAACGAATTCGTAAAGAACAAGACGGCATAGTATTGAGTCCTCAGCGTAGAAGTTTTAATTCAGGTTGTTTTGTCAACGTAAATCAACCTTCGAATCGACGTCCTGAGAGTCCGATAGGAAAAACAGAG GTTAGTCATAGGGAACCTGTTCGTCGAATTGGGAGCGGCAGGATTTTAACTCGCGATATATGGGACTTCAGACCTGAGAATGAGAAACTAGAACCTGCTTTTCGGTCTGGAGCAAGTGGTAGTACTTCTATGCGTGATCGTGACAACAGGGATACTCGCGATGGAAAGGATCGGGAAAATGCAAGGGAAAGAGATCGTGATCGTGATAATTTGCGTGAACGGGACGAGAGGAACGAACGGTTTGAGCGAAGATCATTTGGTCGTGACTATGGTGATAGGGATAGGGAACGCGATCGAGATAGAGCAGCTGAACGGAATGATCGTAATCATCAGTCAGAACGTGATAAGGATCGTGGACGCGAACGAAGATTCAGTAATGATCGCAGGCGAACATATAGCGAAAATCGTTGCGATGCAGATGAACCAGAATGGTTTAGTTCCGGACCGACATCCCAGCATGATACCATTGAGTTAAGAGGTTTTGAAGACATACCTGAAGAAAAAGCGGTGAATAATAGCAATAGCAATACTAAGAACAAAAAACAAACTCCGGTACAGAAGAAGCGCGGGAAAAAAAGTTCGTTGGAGAAAGATGGAAAGCAAACTGAAAATTCAGCAGGTCCGAAAGGACGAAGTACACCGACCGCGATGGATCAACCTATAAACGTTGTACCTGCTCCTCATTCGCCAATCTCAGAACAAAACGAGTCGACGTCTCTCGCGCAAAAACCGAATCACGATTCCAACGAAAGCGCTGTGACCGAACAAAGTTGCGAAACGACAGATAATTCTAGCACCGCTAATCAGAATCAAGAAAATAGTCATCCTGATTTTAATCTAGATGAATTCTTGAAATCTGACACATTCCCTGGCGTACCTGGACTTTTAACC AATGGAGTTGGCTCAAACGGAGGTTCTTGTTCCCGATTTAGTCAGTGGTTTAAGAGGGAGAGTCCTGTTCAACAAGTAGATAGTCGTAGAACTTCTATACAAGATGATATATTGAACAATCTCCTTAATGATATTACTGAACCAAATATCCAGATTCCATCAGTGACTGAATCTAATACATACTTTGCTCCCATTTCTCCTGCTAATACAACGGCAACAAACAATACTACATCCACTACTGGTGTAAAGCTTCTGGAAATGCTACAACGCGGTAACAAACCAAGTCAAAATGGACAAGGGGATGCAGCTAGCACTGTCATACCGATGATGAAAAGTTCATCTATTAAAGATATGG TTGGTGGAAAAGTTGTGCACAGTCTCGAAGAGTTGGAAGCACGCATGCGAGGTGGCGCTCCTCCACCTACGTCTTCGACTGATCAACCTCGTGTAAATAAGACTGAAGAAGATCTTTCTGCGTTTAAAAAATTG cTTGCTCAAGTGACTGGGGGACAGGCTATACCAGCGGCGAACGGTCCTATTTCTCAAAAACAACCTGTGACATTAATACAA TTGCTTAACTCACAACTGAAAACACAAGCAATTGCCCCTCAACAATCGGTCCCAGAACCAATGCATGCTACAACATTTAATCACGCTGGTTCTGTTGGACCAACTCAGCACCCACATCAGGCACAAATGCAGCACGAAAATCTAATGAAAGTATTACAGATTCAACAG CAACaaaaacaacaacagcaacagcagcagcattCAGACATGTTGTCTATGATGATGGGTGGTCAACGAATGTTAGGTATGAGTCCAGTTCCGCCAGAAATGCAAATGATGTTGAGTAACGCTCCAACAAGTCAGGAACTCCTCCAAAGACCAGAAGCTCAAGCAATTATTCAAGGTCTTCAACAAGGAGAAATAACTAGACAACATCTCATACAGCAACTACAG AATCCAGCCATGCAACATCGTCATAGAGAAGTTCTAGTAAACATTTTGAAAATGTATGGTGGTACTACGCCCCGTACAATAAGTCCGCATCCTAGTGCACCCACTCCTCAAGATCATATCTTGCAACAGATGTTGTACCAACAGCAGCAACAAAGGATTCCATCCCCTATGAACAATG CTTATTGTCCACCTTCAATAATATCTCCAAATTTGACTGCTAGCCCCAGTACATTAACAGTACAGCATCCAG tGATGCAACATAGGGTTCCTTCACCGCGGGAGATTGTCATGCATGCTCAATCTATAATGCAAAGTGCTTTAATTAAGAAAAAGTTGGAGGAACAACGTGAAAACTTCCGGAAGCGACAGgatcaacagcaacaacaacaacaagctCAACAAAGAGCGTCGAGCCCCGTTAATTCGCCAGCAAAGCAGACCATGAGCCCAACGCCACTTGCTTTTACCCCGACGTCAGTGTTACGTAAAATGACTGCCGATAAGGAACCCGAGG gaAATAGTAGCGATCCATCAAAATTGACGGCTCAATCACAGACATCACAAATGCAACAAATGCAGTCTGCAGTTCAATTACTAACACAAGGAGTTCTATGTCGACATAATACCTTACGACCACAGTCTGTCCAGTCTACATGGTCAAATCCGACTATTAAGCAACACCCAG GTCGACCAATAGTAAAAGGTGGTAGTGGTGGTAGCAATGGAAGTAATCAATTCCAATACAGTGCAAATTCAGATTttcaacagcagcaacagcaacaacaacagcagcataGAACGGTTTCAAGCGTGTACGGTAATCCTGCACGCTCCAAACATACCATGACTAGTTCTATCCCACATCATAATGTTCCACAATACAATGTTGCTCAGAATTCGATGATAAATCAGAGGTCAAATAGTATGAATAATCAAATGAAGGTGCAGCAAGCCCCTTCACATTTAGCTAACATGCAACATCAACCGCCGCAACAACAACAGCGGATTCTTAACTCACAAATGCAAATGGTTTTAAATCAAAACTACAACTCCAATCGTGCAG ATGGGCGAGTAATGCGGTCGCAGCAATTAAACATGCCCGTAGGTCGACAAGCGTCACCGGGTTTAGGATATGTGGGTAGCAATGGTGGAGACCTGTCACCGACTTCGAATCAGTTGGCACGATGGTTTAGTCCAGAACTTCTTGCTCAAGCTCGGGCTGGTAAGCTACCAGAGCTTGTCCAGACAAATGTTTTATCGTTGGAAGAATTAGAAAGACTTCAACATGCATCAACTACAGTGCATAATTAG
- the LOC117160001 gene encoding uncharacterized protein LOC117160001 isoform X3 has product MSQESVTNDKQLPTPKDKGDEAIISMSVAGEVTDTSIMEVGRSRPQFQYSREELMLIKSLPLSKRRPDFLDTSYNNSRGVWDPERWHSDRKRSDTPPKDERTGRGDQVTENHNKRRNGDPRERIRKEQDGIVLSPQRRSFNSGCFVNVNQPSNRRPESPIGKTEVSHREPVRRIGSGRILTRDIWDFRPENEKLEPAFRSGASGSTSMRDRDNRDTRDGKDRENARERDRDRDNLRERDERNERFERRSFGRDYGDRDRERDRDRAAERNDRNHQSERDKDRGRERRFSNDRRRTYSENRCDADEPEWFSSGPTSQHDTIELRGFEDIPEEKAVNNSNSNTKNKKQTPVQKKRGKKSSLEKDGKQTENSAGPKGRSTPTAMDQPINVVPAPHSPISEQNESTSLAQKPNHDSNESAVTEQSCETTDNSSTANQNQENSHPDFNLDEFLKSDTFPGVPGLLTNGVGSNGGSCSRFSQWFKRESPVQQVDSRRTSIQDDILNNLLNDITEPNIQIPSVTESNTYFAPISPANTTATNNTTSTTGVKLLEMLQRGNKPSQNGQGDAASTVIPMMKSSSIKDMEVGGKVVHSLEELEARMRGGAPPPTSSTDQPRVNKTEEDLSAFKKLLAQVTGGQAIPAANGPISQKQPVTLIQLLNSQLKTQAIAPQQSVPEPMHATTFNHAGSVGPTQHPHQAQMQHENLMKVLQIQQQQKQQQQQQQHSDMLSMMMGGQRMLGMSPVPPEMQMMLSNAPTSQELLQRPEAQAIIQGLQQGEITRQHLIQQLQNPAMQHRHREVLVNILKMYGGTTPRTISPHPSAPTPQDHILQQMLYQQQQQRIPSPMNNVMQHRVPSPREIVMHAQSIMQSALIKKKLEEQRENFRKRQDQQQQQQQAQQRASSPVNSPAKQTMSPTPLAFTPTSVLRKMTADKEPEGNSSDPSKLTAQSQTSQMQQMQSAVQLLTQGVLCRHNTLRPQSVQSTWSNPTIKQHPGRPIVKGGSGGSNGSNQFQYSANSDFQQQQQQQQQQHRTVSSVYGNPARSKHTMTSSIPHHNVPQYNVAQNSMINQRSNSMNNQMKVQQAPSHLANMQHQPPQQQQRILNSQMQMVLNQNYNSNRADGRVMRSQQLNMPVGRQASPGLGYVGSNGGDLSPTSNQLARWFSPELLAQARAGKLPELVQTNVLSLEELERLQHASTTVHN; this is encoded by the exons GAGGAATTGATGCTGATAAAGAGTTTGCCATTATCTAAGAGGAGGCCTGACTTCTTAGATACTTCATATAATAA TTCGCGTGGTGTATGGGATCCTGAACGTTGGCATTCGGATAGGAAGCGAAGTGATACACCACCGAAAGACGAAAGAACTGGACGTGGTGATCAAGTTACTGAAAATCATAATAAACGTCGCAACGGAGATCCAAGAGAACGAATTCGTAAAGAACAAGACGGCATAGTATTGAGTCCTCAGCGTAGAAGTTTTAATTCAGGTTGTTTTGTCAACGTAAATCAACCTTCGAATCGACGTCCTGAGAGTCCGATAGGAAAAACAGAG GTTAGTCATAGGGAACCTGTTCGTCGAATTGGGAGCGGCAGGATTTTAACTCGCGATATATGGGACTTCAGACCTGAGAATGAGAAACTAGAACCTGCTTTTCGGTCTGGAGCAAGTGGTAGTACTTCTATGCGTGATCGTGACAACAGGGATACTCGCGATGGAAAGGATCGGGAAAATGCAAGGGAAAGAGATCGTGATCGTGATAATTTGCGTGAACGGGACGAGAGGAACGAACGGTTTGAGCGAAGATCATTTGGTCGTGACTATGGTGATAGGGATAGGGAACGCGATCGAGATAGAGCAGCTGAACGGAATGATCGTAATCATCAGTCAGAACGTGATAAGGATCGTGGACGCGAACGAAGATTCAGTAATGATCGCAGGCGAACATATAGCGAAAATCGTTGCGATGCAGATGAACCAGAATGGTTTAGTTCCGGACCGACATCCCAGCATGATACCATTGAGTTAAGAGGTTTTGAAGACATACCTGAAGAAAAAGCGGTGAATAATAGCAATAGCAATACTAAGAACAAAAAACAAACTCCGGTACAGAAGAAGCGCGGGAAAAAAAGTTCGTTGGAGAAAGATGGAAAGCAAACTGAAAATTCAGCAGGTCCGAAAGGACGAAGTACACCGACCGCGATGGATCAACCTATAAACGTTGTACCTGCTCCTCATTCGCCAATCTCAGAACAAAACGAGTCGACGTCTCTCGCGCAAAAACCGAATCACGATTCCAACGAAAGCGCTGTGACCGAACAAAGTTGCGAAACGACAGATAATTCTAGCACCGCTAATCAGAATCAAGAAAATAGTCATCCTGATTTTAATCTAGATGAATTCTTGAAATCTGACACATTCCCTGGCGTACCTGGACTTTTAACC AATGGAGTTGGCTCAAACGGAGGTTCTTGTTCCCGATTTAGTCAGTGGTTTAAGAGGGAGAGTCCTGTTCAACAAGTAGATAGTCGTAGAACTTCTATACAAGATGATATATTGAACAATCTCCTTAATGATATTACTGAACCAAATATCCAGATTCCATCAGTGACTGAATCTAATACATACTTTGCTCCCATTTCTCCTGCTAATACAACGGCAACAAACAATACTACATCCACTACTGGTGTAAAGCTTCTGGAAATGCTACAACGCGGTAACAAACCAAGTCAAAATGGACAAGGGGATGCAGCTAGCACTGTCATACCGATGATGAAAAGTTCATCTATTAAAGATATGG AAGTTGGTGGAAAAGTTGTGCACAGTCTCGAAGAGTTGGAAGCACGCATGCGAGGTGGCGCTCCTCCACCTACGTCTTCGACTGATCAACCTCGTGTAAATAAGACTGAAGAAGATCTTTCTGCGTTTAAAAAATTG cTTGCTCAAGTGACTGGGGGACAGGCTATACCAGCGGCGAACGGTCCTATTTCTCAAAAACAACCTGTGACATTAATACAA TTGCTTAACTCACAACTGAAAACACAAGCAATTGCCCCTCAACAATCGGTCCCAGAACCAATGCATGCTACAACATTTAATCACGCTGGTTCTGTTGGACCAACTCAGCACCCACATCAGGCACAAATGCAGCACGAAAATCTAATGAAAGTATTACAGATTCAACAG CAACaaaaacaacaacagcaacagcagcagcattCAGACATGTTGTCTATGATGATGGGTGGTCAACGAATGTTAGGTATGAGTCCAGTTCCGCCAGAAATGCAAATGATGTTGAGTAACGCTCCAACAAGTCAGGAACTCCTCCAAAGACCAGAAGCTCAAGCAATTATTCAAGGTCTTCAACAAGGAGAAATAACTAGACAACATCTCATACAGCAACTACAG AATCCAGCCATGCAACATCGTCATAGAGAAGTTCTAGTAAACATTTTGAAAATGTATGGTGGTACTACGCCCCGTACAATAAGTCCGCATCCTAGTGCACCCACTCCTCAAGATCATATCTTGCAACAGATGTTGTACCAACAGCAGCAACAAAGGATTCCATCCCCTATGAACAATG tGATGCAACATAGGGTTCCTTCACCGCGGGAGATTGTCATGCATGCTCAATCTATAATGCAAAGTGCTTTAATTAAGAAAAAGTTGGAGGAACAACGTGAAAACTTCCGGAAGCGACAGgatcaacagcaacaacaacaacaagctCAACAAAGAGCGTCGAGCCCCGTTAATTCGCCAGCAAAGCAGACCATGAGCCCAACGCCACTTGCTTTTACCCCGACGTCAGTGTTACGTAAAATGACTGCCGATAAGGAACCCGAGG gaAATAGTAGCGATCCATCAAAATTGACGGCTCAATCACAGACATCACAAATGCAACAAATGCAGTCTGCAGTTCAATTACTAACACAAGGAGTTCTATGTCGACATAATACCTTACGACCACAGTCTGTCCAGTCTACATGGTCAAATCCGACTATTAAGCAACACCCAG GTCGACCAATAGTAAAAGGTGGTAGTGGTGGTAGCAATGGAAGTAATCAATTCCAATACAGTGCAAATTCAGATTttcaacagcagcaacagcaacaacaacagcagcataGAACGGTTTCAAGCGTGTACGGTAATCCTGCACGCTCCAAACATACCATGACTAGTTCTATCCCACATCATAATGTTCCACAATACAATGTTGCTCAGAATTCGATGATAAATCAGAGGTCAAATAGTATGAATAATCAAATGAAGGTGCAGCAAGCCCCTTCACATTTAGCTAACATGCAACATCAACCGCCGCAACAACAACAGCGGATTCTTAACTCACAAATGCAAATGGTTTTAAATCAAAACTACAACTCCAATCGTGCAG ATGGGCGAGTAATGCGGTCGCAGCAATTAAACATGCCCGTAGGTCGACAAGCGTCACCGGGTTTAGGATATGTGGGTAGCAATGGTGGAGACCTGTCACCGACTTCGAATCAGTTGGCACGATGGTTTAGTCCAGAACTTCTTGCTCAAGCTCGGGCTGGTAAGCTACCAGAGCTTGTCCAGACAAATGTTTTATCGTTGGAAGAATTAGAAAGACTTCAACATGCATCAACTACAGTGCATAATTAG
- the LOC117160001 gene encoding uncharacterized protein LOC117160001 isoform X4 translates to MSQESVTNDKQLPTPKDKGDEAIISMSVAGEVTDTSIMEVGRSRPQFQYSREELMLIKSLPLSKRRPDFLDTSYNNSRGVWDPERWHSDRKRSDTPPKDERTGRGDQVTENHNKRRNGDPRERIRKEQDGIVLSPQRRSFNSGCFVNVNQPSNRRPESPIGKTEVSHREPVRRIGSGRILTRDIWDFRPENEKLEPAFRSGASGSTSMRDRDNRDTRDGKDRENARERDRDRDNLRERDERNERFERRSFGRDYGDRDRERDRDRAAERNDRNHQSERDKDRGRERRFSNDRRRTYSENRCDADEPEWFSSGPTSQHDTIELRGFEDIPEEKAVNNSNSNTKNKKQTPVQKKRGKKSSLEKDGKQTENSAGPKGRSTPTAMDQPINVVPAPHSPISEQNESTSLAQKPNHDSNESAVTEQSCETTDNSSTANQNQENSHPDFNLDEFLKSDTFPGVPGLLTNGVGSNGGSCSRFSQWFKRESPVQQVDSRRTSIQDDILNNLLNDITEPNIQIPSVTESNTYFAPISPANTTATNNTTSTTGVKLLEMLQRGNKPSQNGQGDAASTVIPMMKSSSIKDMVGGKVVHSLEELEARMRGGAPPPTSSTDQPRVNKTEEDLSAFKKLLAQVTGGQAIPAANGPISQKQPVTLIQLLNSQLKTQAIAPQQSVPEPMHATTFNHAGSVGPTQHPHQAQMQHENLMKVLQIQQQQKQQQQQQQHSDMLSMMMGGQRMLGMSPVPPEMQMMLSNAPTSQELLQRPEAQAIIQGLQQGEITRQHLIQQLQNPAMQHRHREVLVNILKMYGGTTPRTISPHPSAPTPQDHILQQMLYQQQQQRIPSPMNNVMQHRVPSPREIVMHAQSIMQSALIKKKLEEQRENFRKRQDQQQQQQQAQQRASSPVNSPAKQTMSPTPLAFTPTSVLRKMTADKEPEGNSSDPSKLTAQSQTSQMQQMQSAVQLLTQGVLCRHNTLRPQSVQSTWSNPTIKQHPGRPIVKGGSGGSNGSNQFQYSANSDFQQQQQQQQQQHRTVSSVYGNPARSKHTMTSSIPHHNVPQYNVAQNSMINQRSNSMNNQMKVQQAPSHLANMQHQPPQQQQRILNSQMQMVLNQNYNSNRADGRVMRSQQLNMPVGRQASPGLGYVGSNGGDLSPTSNQLARWFSPELLAQARAGKLPELVQTNVLSLEELERLQHASTTVHN, encoded by the exons GAGGAATTGATGCTGATAAAGAGTTTGCCATTATCTAAGAGGAGGCCTGACTTCTTAGATACTTCATATAATAA TTCGCGTGGTGTATGGGATCCTGAACGTTGGCATTCGGATAGGAAGCGAAGTGATACACCACCGAAAGACGAAAGAACTGGACGTGGTGATCAAGTTACTGAAAATCATAATAAACGTCGCAACGGAGATCCAAGAGAACGAATTCGTAAAGAACAAGACGGCATAGTATTGAGTCCTCAGCGTAGAAGTTTTAATTCAGGTTGTTTTGTCAACGTAAATCAACCTTCGAATCGACGTCCTGAGAGTCCGATAGGAAAAACAGAG GTTAGTCATAGGGAACCTGTTCGTCGAATTGGGAGCGGCAGGATTTTAACTCGCGATATATGGGACTTCAGACCTGAGAATGAGAAACTAGAACCTGCTTTTCGGTCTGGAGCAAGTGGTAGTACTTCTATGCGTGATCGTGACAACAGGGATACTCGCGATGGAAAGGATCGGGAAAATGCAAGGGAAAGAGATCGTGATCGTGATAATTTGCGTGAACGGGACGAGAGGAACGAACGGTTTGAGCGAAGATCATTTGGTCGTGACTATGGTGATAGGGATAGGGAACGCGATCGAGATAGAGCAGCTGAACGGAATGATCGTAATCATCAGTCAGAACGTGATAAGGATCGTGGACGCGAACGAAGATTCAGTAATGATCGCAGGCGAACATATAGCGAAAATCGTTGCGATGCAGATGAACCAGAATGGTTTAGTTCCGGACCGACATCCCAGCATGATACCATTGAGTTAAGAGGTTTTGAAGACATACCTGAAGAAAAAGCGGTGAATAATAGCAATAGCAATACTAAGAACAAAAAACAAACTCCGGTACAGAAGAAGCGCGGGAAAAAAAGTTCGTTGGAGAAAGATGGAAAGCAAACTGAAAATTCAGCAGGTCCGAAAGGACGAAGTACACCGACCGCGATGGATCAACCTATAAACGTTGTACCTGCTCCTCATTCGCCAATCTCAGAACAAAACGAGTCGACGTCTCTCGCGCAAAAACCGAATCACGATTCCAACGAAAGCGCTGTGACCGAACAAAGTTGCGAAACGACAGATAATTCTAGCACCGCTAATCAGAATCAAGAAAATAGTCATCCTGATTTTAATCTAGATGAATTCTTGAAATCTGACACATTCCCTGGCGTACCTGGACTTTTAACC AATGGAGTTGGCTCAAACGGAGGTTCTTGTTCCCGATTTAGTCAGTGGTTTAAGAGGGAGAGTCCTGTTCAACAAGTAGATAGTCGTAGAACTTCTATACAAGATGATATATTGAACAATCTCCTTAATGATATTACTGAACCAAATATCCAGATTCCATCAGTGACTGAATCTAATACATACTTTGCTCCCATTTCTCCTGCTAATACAACGGCAACAAACAATACTACATCCACTACTGGTGTAAAGCTTCTGGAAATGCTACAACGCGGTAACAAACCAAGTCAAAATGGACAAGGGGATGCAGCTAGCACTGTCATACCGATGATGAAAAGTTCATCTATTAAAGATATGG TTGGTGGAAAAGTTGTGCACAGTCTCGAAGAGTTGGAAGCACGCATGCGAGGTGGCGCTCCTCCACCTACGTCTTCGACTGATCAACCTCGTGTAAATAAGACTGAAGAAGATCTTTCTGCGTTTAAAAAATTG cTTGCTCAAGTGACTGGGGGACAGGCTATACCAGCGGCGAACGGTCCTATTTCTCAAAAACAACCTGTGACATTAATACAA TTGCTTAACTCACAACTGAAAACACAAGCAATTGCCCCTCAACAATCGGTCCCAGAACCAATGCATGCTACAACATTTAATCACGCTGGTTCTGTTGGACCAACTCAGCACCCACATCAGGCACAAATGCAGCACGAAAATCTAATGAAAGTATTACAGATTCAACAG CAACaaaaacaacaacagcaacagcagcagcattCAGACATGTTGTCTATGATGATGGGTGGTCAACGAATGTTAGGTATGAGTCCAGTTCCGCCAGAAATGCAAATGATGTTGAGTAACGCTCCAACAAGTCAGGAACTCCTCCAAAGACCAGAAGCTCAAGCAATTATTCAAGGTCTTCAACAAGGAGAAATAACTAGACAACATCTCATACAGCAACTACAG AATCCAGCCATGCAACATCGTCATAGAGAAGTTCTAGTAAACATTTTGAAAATGTATGGTGGTACTACGCCCCGTACAATAAGTCCGCATCCTAGTGCACCCACTCCTCAAGATCATATCTTGCAACAGATGTTGTACCAACAGCAGCAACAAAGGATTCCATCCCCTATGAACAATG tGATGCAACATAGGGTTCCTTCACCGCGGGAGATTGTCATGCATGCTCAATCTATAATGCAAAGTGCTTTAATTAAGAAAAAGTTGGAGGAACAACGTGAAAACTTCCGGAAGCGACAGgatcaacagcaacaacaacaacaagctCAACAAAGAGCGTCGAGCCCCGTTAATTCGCCAGCAAAGCAGACCATGAGCCCAACGCCACTTGCTTTTACCCCGACGTCAGTGTTACGTAAAATGACTGCCGATAAGGAACCCGAGG gaAATAGTAGCGATCCATCAAAATTGACGGCTCAATCACAGACATCACAAATGCAACAAATGCAGTCTGCAGTTCAATTACTAACACAAGGAGTTCTATGTCGACATAATACCTTACGACCACAGTCTGTCCAGTCTACATGGTCAAATCCGACTATTAAGCAACACCCAG GTCGACCAATAGTAAAAGGTGGTAGTGGTGGTAGCAATGGAAGTAATCAATTCCAATACAGTGCAAATTCAGATTttcaacagcagcaacagcaacaacaacagcagcataGAACGGTTTCAAGCGTGTACGGTAATCCTGCACGCTCCAAACATACCATGACTAGTTCTATCCCACATCATAATGTTCCACAATACAATGTTGCTCAGAATTCGATGATAAATCAGAGGTCAAATAGTATGAATAATCAAATGAAGGTGCAGCAAGCCCCTTCACATTTAGCTAACATGCAACATCAACCGCCGCAACAACAACAGCGGATTCTTAACTCACAAATGCAAATGGTTTTAAATCAAAACTACAACTCCAATCGTGCAG ATGGGCGAGTAATGCGGTCGCAGCAATTAAACATGCCCGTAGGTCGACAAGCGTCACCGGGTTTAGGATATGTGGGTAGCAATGGTGGAGACCTGTCACCGACTTCGAATCAGTTGGCACGATGGTTTAGTCCAGAACTTCTTGCTCAAGCTCGGGCTGGTAAGCTACCAGAGCTTGTCCAGACAAATGTTTTATCGTTGGAAGAATTAGAAAGACTTCAACATGCATCAACTACAGTGCATAATTAG